Proteins from a genomic interval of Anabrus simplex isolate iqAnaSimp1 chromosome 13, ASM4041472v1, whole genome shotgun sequence:
- the LOC136884650 gene encoding protein tipE isoform X1 — MEEPEVIPQTLLEKLLFYTTAFFVLLGTFSLFAFLFLVPFVIDPAFTTIFMQFDVEPALCETMDVLTRKGASNCSWSSCREGCTKEVYECTQIRVNYKVAAQVAEEVVETDLEVELNERHLVLSGSSSSSSTVAPHPPPSSTKINSPLPSPTKSKRATTSIAVVETTSEHNNQLRNVTPTVTASVTRVKRALREYNYLDYTDLDKEDLIDGEEEEDEYEDALPEERYGLMGNDSEWYYTGAKLFPNVKGCGYPPMLNCSIFYKQYAVEGKNFSCYYSKIDPGLVITELDMHQVYMNLVYAMAIPIPSFIISVIYLTFAYFVIYNEEEEDPALVGADGDPDALETGENGVTPLPQQLTSGAITPGSEVFREDLASFGHQLKVAMADEMSRESIADAVPVSTSIPGNLSKTMTTSISTPAGPIAEV; from the coding sequence ATGGAGGAACCAGAGGTTATACCGCAGACATTGTTGGAAAAACTTCTCTTCTACACGACTGCCTTCTTCGTTCTCCTTGGCACGTTCAGCCTCTTCGCTTTCCTTTTCCTGGTGCCTTTCGTTATCGACCCGGCCTTCACTACCATCTTCATGCAGTTCGACGTGGAGCCGGCCCTGTGCGAGACGATGGACGTACTCACGCGTAAGGGTGCCTCAAACTGCTCCTGGAGTTCATGTCGAGAAGGGTGCACCAAGGAGGTTTACGAGTGTACTCAGATCAGGGTGAACTATAAAGTGGCTGCACAGGTAGCAGAAGAGGTAGTTGAGACAGACTTAGAGGTAGAACTGAATGAGAGGCATCTAGTATTAAGtggttcttcttcatcatcttctactGTTGCTCCTCATCCTCCGCCATCATCAACAAAAATCAATTCACCATTACCCTCACCTACCAAGTCCAAAAGAGCGACCACCAGCATCGCTGTTGTTGAAACAACATCAGAACATAATAATCAGTTACGTAATGTGACTCCGACAGTGACTGCGAGTGTTACAAGAGTGAAACGTGCCCTCCGGGAATACAATTATCTTGACTATACCGATCTGGACAAAGAGGACTTGATTGATGGAGAGGAAGAGGAGGATGAGTATGAGGATGCTCTGCCTGAGGAGAGGTATGGACTCATGGGTAACGATTCCGAGTGGTACTACACGGGTGCCAAGTTGTTCCCTAATGTGAAAGGCTGTGGGTATCCTCCGATGCTCAACTGCAGCATCTTCTACAAGCAGTACGCTGTGGAAGGGAAGAACTTCTCTTGTTACTATAGTAAGATAGACCCAGGTCTCGTGATCACCGAGCTGGACATGCACCAGGTGTACATGAATCTCGTGTATGCTATGGCCATACCCATCCCGTCCTTCATCATCTCAGTCATCTATCTCACGTTCGCCTACTTTGTTATCTACAATGAGGAAGAGGAGGATCCTGCGCTCGTCGGTGCTGATGGTGACCCCGACGCGCTGGAGACGGGAGAGAATGGAGTGACGCCGCTCCCGCAGCAGCTCACCAGTGGTGCCATAACTCCTGGGAGTGAGGTCTTCAGGGAAGACCTTGCCTCGTTCGGTCATCAACTGAAGGTGGCTATGGCTGACGAGATGAGTAGAGAGAGCATCGCGGATGCTGTGCCTGTGTCCACCTCCATCCCGGG